In Synechococcus sp. CB0101, a genomic segment contains:
- a CDS encoding cation diffusion facilitator family transporter has translation MAPHEPGRRHPQQHIGRAGLASAFRWSILLNTALSVAQIVIGIGFGSLALIGDAIHNLGDVAGLALGWGAERLSTRPPSERFTYGFGRSTQLAALINGVLVAMASAVVVVEAIQRLHSPEPLVSGPVAWAAAAGIVVNLGSAQLFGHGGDNHGHSHDLNRRAAVIHLVSDALVSLAVLLSALLVGITGWHWLDPLTAIGVGVAVGYTGVVLIRDALVVLFDGIPAHIKPDQVRATLLGLPGVVDVHHVHIWSLSTTQVALTAHVCRRDSGIDDLDLLHQAKDALAAIGVEHSTLQLEPG, from the coding sequence ATGGCTCCGCACGAACCGGGTCGCCGCCACCCGCAGCAACACATCGGCCGGGCCGGCCTGGCCTCAGCCTTTCGCTGGAGCATCCTGCTGAACACGGCGCTGTCGGTGGCGCAGATCGTGATCGGCATCGGCTTCGGCTCACTGGCCCTGATCGGTGACGCGATTCACAACCTGGGCGATGTGGCAGGCCTGGCCCTTGGATGGGGCGCTGAGCGGCTCAGCACGCGTCCGCCCAGCGAACGGTTCACCTACGGATTTGGCCGTAGCACCCAGCTGGCCGCCCTGATCAATGGCGTACTGGTGGCCATGGCCTCGGCGGTGGTGGTGGTGGAAGCCATCCAGCGCTTGCACAGCCCGGAGCCGCTGGTGAGTGGGCCCGTGGCCTGGGCTGCAGCCGCTGGCATCGTCGTGAACCTCGGCTCAGCGCAACTGTTCGGCCATGGGGGCGATAACCACGGCCACTCCCATGACCTCAATCGCCGCGCGGCGGTGATCCACTTAGTGAGCGATGCGCTGGTGTCGCTGGCGGTGCTGCTCAGCGCGCTGCTGGTGGGGATCACCGGCTGGCACTGGCTCGATCCGCTCACCGCCATCGGCGTTGGCGTGGCGGTGGGTTACACGGGCGTGGTGCTGATCCGCGATGCACTCGTGGTGCTCTTCGATGGCATCCCAGCCCACATCAAGCCGGATCAGGTGCGCGCCACGCTGCTGGGCCTACCAGGAGTGGTGGATGTGCACCACGTGCACATCTGGAGCCTCAGCACCACGCAAGTGGCGCTCACCGCCCACGTGTGCCGCCGCGACAGCGGCATCGACGATCTCGATCTGCTGCATCAAGCCAAAGACGCCCTCGCCGCCATTGGCGTGGAGCACAGCACCCTGCAGCTGGAACCGGGCTAA
- the ychF gene encoding redox-regulated ATPase YchF — protein sequence MLKAGIVGLPNVGKSTLFNALVANAQAEAANYPFCTIEPNSGVVSVPDPRLQQLSDLSKSKELIPTRVEFVDIAGLVKGASQGEGLGNKFLANIREVDAIVHVVRCFENDDVIHVSGTVGPARDAEVINLELGLADLSQVEKRRERLKKQVRTSKEAQVEDAALERIQAVLEQGGAARSVELNEEEAAMVKPLGLLTAKPIIYATNVSEDDLASGNAYCEEVAALAEKEGAGTVRISAQVEAELIELPEEDRAEFLAGLGVEEGGLQSLIRATYTLLGLRTYFTTGEKETRAWTIKAGMTAPQAAGVIHTDFERGFIRAQTIGYKQLLEAGSLAEARNKGWLRAEGKEYVVEEGDVMEFLFNV from the coding sequence ATGCTTAAAGCCGGAATCGTGGGACTGCCCAATGTGGGCAAGTCGACCCTGTTCAACGCCCTGGTGGCCAACGCCCAAGCGGAGGCAGCCAACTACCCCTTCTGCACCATCGAGCCCAACTCGGGTGTGGTGTCGGTGCCGGATCCGCGGTTGCAGCAGCTCTCGGATCTGAGCAAGAGCAAGGAGCTGATCCCCACGCGGGTGGAGTTTGTGGATATTGCCGGCCTGGTGAAGGGCGCCAGCCAGGGCGAGGGCCTGGGCAACAAGTTTTTGGCCAACATCCGCGAGGTCGACGCCATCGTGCATGTGGTGCGTTGTTTCGAGAACGACGACGTGATCCACGTGTCGGGCACCGTGGGCCCGGCCCGCGACGCCGAGGTGATCAACCTTGAGCTGGGCCTGGCGGATCTCAGCCAAGTGGAAAAGCGGCGCGAACGCCTCAAGAAGCAGGTGCGCACCAGCAAGGAGGCCCAGGTGGAGGATGCGGCGCTCGAGCGCATCCAGGCGGTGCTGGAGCAGGGCGGCGCAGCCCGCAGCGTGGAGCTCAACGAGGAAGAGGCGGCGATGGTGAAGCCCCTGGGGCTGCTCACCGCCAAGCCGATCATTTATGCCACCAATGTGAGCGAAGACGATCTGGCCTCTGGCAACGCCTACTGCGAGGAAGTGGCTGCGCTGGCCGAGAAGGAAGGCGCTGGCACCGTGCGCATTAGCGCCCAGGTGGAAGCCGAGCTGATCGAGCTCCCCGAGGAAGATCGCGCTGAATTCCTGGCTGGTCTCGGAGTGGAGGAAGGCGGCCTGCAGAGCCTGATCCGCGCCACCTACACGCTGCTCGGCCTGCGCACCTACTTCACCACCGGTGAAAAGGAAACCCGCGCCTGGACGATCAAGGCCGGCATGACTGCTCCCCAGGCCGCCGGCGTGATCCACACCGATTTCGAGCGCGGCTTCATCCGCGCCCAGACCATCGGCTACAAGCAGCTGCTGGAAGCCGGTTCATTGGCGGAAGCGCGCAACAAAGGCTGGCTGCGGGCGGAAGGCAAGGAGTATGTGGTGGAAGAAGGGGACGTGATGGAGTTTCTGTTCAACGTGTGA
- a CDS encoding efflux RND transporter periplasmic adaptor subunit: protein MLESPPKREVGKPLPAALQRSQRWLQRKRLWAGLLAGALVIGGGGALISQRRSSSQQRSLDSFTVVAREGTLPGVITASGELEAFRKVNVSPKRQGVLNKLFVEEGDSVRAGQALALMDGGDLEDRLDELRAQLRSAQAQLSRSQSELQRREALIRQGGISVDDYNSAKSTYSVDKAAVEAARQRLDARLKEGSDLTVRAPFAGVVTARFADPGAFVTPTTSASASAGASSSSIVELAQGLEAVAKVPESDIGRIAVGQSASVRVDAFPDRRFPARVRQIAPRAEKLNNVTSFEVKLQLIDPPPELRIGMTADIDFNTGTLAARTVIPTVAVVTEQGKPGVLLVGPGNQPTFQAVSLGTSSGKDTQILEGLKPGTRVFIDLPPWAKKKRE, encoded by the coding sequence ATGCTCGAGTCACCCCCCAAGCGCGAGGTCGGGAAGCCGCTCCCAGCCGCCCTGCAGCGCAGCCAGCGTTGGTTGCAACGCAAACGCCTCTGGGCCGGCCTTCTGGCCGGTGCCCTCGTGATCGGGGGCGGCGGCGCCCTGATCAGCCAGCGCCGCAGCAGCAGCCAGCAGCGCAGCCTCGACAGCTTCACCGTGGTGGCACGGGAAGGAACCCTGCCCGGGGTGATCACGGCCAGCGGCGAACTGGAGGCCTTCCGCAAGGTGAACGTGAGCCCCAAGCGCCAGGGGGTGCTCAACAAGCTGTTTGTAGAAGAGGGCGACAGCGTGCGGGCCGGGCAAGCGCTCGCGCTCATGGATGGTGGCGATCTGGAAGATCGCCTCGATGAACTGCGTGCTCAACTGCGATCGGCCCAGGCCCAGCTGAGCCGCAGCCAAAGCGAACTCCAGCGCCGCGAAGCACTGATCCGCCAGGGCGGCATCAGCGTGGACGACTACAACAGCGCCAAATCCACCTATTCCGTGGACAAAGCGGCGGTGGAGGCAGCCCGCCAGCGCCTGGACGCTCGCCTCAAAGAAGGCTCCGATCTCACCGTGCGAGCACCCTTCGCTGGTGTGGTGACGGCCCGCTTCGCCGATCCCGGCGCCTTCGTGACGCCGACCACCTCCGCCTCGGCATCGGCCGGCGCCAGTAGCTCCTCGATCGTGGAGCTGGCCCAGGGCCTTGAGGCCGTGGCGAAAGTTCCCGAGAGCGATATCGGCCGCATTGCGGTGGGCCAGAGCGCTTCCGTGCGGGTCGACGCCTTCCCCGATCGCCGCTTCCCGGCGCGGGTGCGTCAGATCGCCCCACGCGCCGAGAAGCTCAACAACGTCACCTCCTTCGAGGTCAAGCTGCAACTGATCGATCCGCCGCCGGAGCTACGCATCGGCATGACCGCCGACATCGACTTCAACACCGGCACCCTGGCGGCCCGCACCGTGATCCCCACCGTGGCGGTGGTGACCGAGCAGGGCAAACCGGGGGTGCTGCTGGTGGGGCCCGGGAATCAGCCCACCTTCCAGGCGGTGTCGCTCGGTACCAGCAGCGGCAAAGACACTCAGATCCTCGAAGGCCTCAAACCCGGCACCCGGGTGTTCATCGACCTACCGCCCTGGGCCAAAAAGAAGCGGGAGTGA
- the wecB gene encoding non-hydrolyzing UDP-N-acetylglucosamine 2-epimerase — translation MSTLHNVSIVLGTRPEAIKLAPVIQAFQAAPDFRTQVVLTGQHREMVAQVMELFGLQADHDLALMAPKQTLTHITCGALQGLQAEFEQHKPDLVLVQGDTTTAFASALAAFYAQVPVGHVEAGLRTDNIMDPYPEEANRRLISQLAQLHFAPTEVSAANCRASGVVGEVCITGNTVIDALLLMAEKAPPYALPGLDFNKQRVILATVHRRENWGERLQEIGQGFLQVLERFPDTALLLPLHRNPTVREPLQALLGDHPRAFLTEPLDYDQLVAAMRGCTLLLSDSGGLQEEAPALGKPVLVLRRTTERPEAVDAGTAKLIGTASADILREASLLLEDSGAYEAMARAHNPFGDGKASERILEVSRRFLNQAR, via the coding sequence GTGAGCACCCTCCACAACGTTTCCATCGTGCTGGGCACGCGCCCGGAGGCCATCAAGCTGGCGCCGGTGATCCAGGCCTTTCAGGCCGCCCCTGATTTCCGCACCCAGGTGGTGCTCACCGGCCAGCACCGGGAAATGGTGGCGCAGGTGATGGAGCTGTTCGGCCTCCAGGCCGATCACGACCTGGCCTTAATGGCCCCCAAGCAGACCCTCACCCACATCACCTGCGGTGCTCTGCAGGGGCTGCAGGCGGAGTTTGAACAGCACAAGCCGGATCTGGTGCTGGTGCAGGGCGACACCACCACGGCCTTTGCCTCGGCCCTGGCGGCCTTTTACGCCCAGGTGCCTGTGGGCCATGTGGAGGCGGGCCTGCGCACCGACAACATCATGGATCCCTATCCAGAGGAAGCGAATAGGCGGCTGATCTCGCAGTTGGCGCAGCTGCATTTCGCACCCACGGAGGTGTCGGCGGCCAACTGCCGAGCCTCGGGCGTTGTGGGTGAGGTGTGCATCACCGGCAACACCGTGATTGATGCGCTGCTGTTGATGGCTGAAAAGGCGCCGCCGTATGCGTTGCCGGGCCTGGATTTCAACAAGCAGCGGGTGATCCTGGCCACGGTGCACCGCCGCGAAAACTGGGGTGAGCGGCTGCAGGAGATCGGCCAGGGCTTCCTGCAGGTGCTCGAGCGCTTCCCGGATACGGCCCTGCTGCTGCCGCTGCACCGCAACCCCACTGTGCGGGAACCGCTGCAGGCGCTGTTGGGCGATCATCCGCGCGCCTTCCTCACCGAACCCCTCGATTACGACCAACTGGTGGCGGCGATGCGGGGCTGCACGCTGCTGCTCAGCGATTCGGGTGGTCTGCAGGAGGAGGCGCCGGCACTCGGTAAACCCGTGCTGGTGCTGCGCCGCACCACCGAGCGCCCCGAAGCGGTGGATGCCGGCACCGCGAAGTTGATCGGCACCGCCAGCGCCGACATCCTGCGTGAAGCCTCGCTCTTGCTGGAGGATTCAGGCGCCTACGAGGCCATGGCCCGCGCCCACAACCCCTTCGGTGATGGCAAGGCCAGTGAGCGGATCTTGGAGGTGAGCCGCCGCTTCCTGAATCAGGCCCGCTGA
- a CDS encoding type IV pilus twitching motility protein PilT codes for MASGRVPSTMETLWRVLTREAGSQPDPKDGGPIPWATGAITAKLEPATTAVVSASSPFPPSLFPPLTGSQPAAAPAAAPPASPSAPAEPGALNGPQPGSLEGIVKIADANGFSDVHLGVGEEPRYRARGEMIRTGWPITDTATFHGWLREMLSPAQIDGFGHDKEFDGSHAFPFVRVRINLMDSLRGPAMVLRLIPQQIATLEQLNLPPVLQELASRPKGLVLITGPTGSGKSTTLAAMIDWINRNRSCHILTIEDPVEFVHESRQSLIRHREVGQHTRQFHNALRAALREDPDVILIGEIRDGETLATAIEASQTGHLVFGTLHTNSAVKTVERVLGMVPPSEQESIRRAVSESLLGVIAQGLLKTTDGKRAAFHDILINTDACKDYIQRGELAEIEEIMARSSFDGMQTANQALQTLVEQGRVNADDALAQSLKPNELAQALRGKT; via the coding sequence ATGGCCTCCGGGCGCGTGCCCAGCACGATGGAAACGTTGTGGAGGGTGCTCACGCGCGAGGCCGGCAGTCAGCCGGATCCTAAAGATGGCGGGCCAATTCCCTGGGCAACGGGCGCAATCACCGCGAAGCTGGAACCAGCGACCACTGCCGTGGTGAGTGCCAGCTCTCCGTTTCCACCCAGCCTGTTTCCACCGCTGACGGGAAGCCAGCCAGCCGCTGCACCTGCTGCCGCGCCGCCAGCCTCACCATCTGCACCTGCTGAGCCCGGCGCCCTCAATGGCCCCCAGCCCGGAAGCCTGGAGGGGATCGTGAAGATCGCCGATGCCAACGGCTTCTCCGATGTGCACTTGGGTGTGGGGGAAGAACCCCGCTACCGGGCCCGCGGCGAGATGATTCGCACGGGCTGGCCGATCACCGATACCGCCACCTTCCACGGTTGGTTGCGGGAGATGCTCAGCCCCGCCCAGATCGATGGCTTCGGGCACGACAAGGAATTCGATGGCTCCCACGCGTTTCCGTTCGTGCGGGTGCGGATCAACCTCATGGATTCACTGCGCGGCCCGGCGATGGTGTTGCGCCTGATTCCGCAGCAGATCGCCACCCTCGAACAGCTCAACCTGCCGCCGGTGCTGCAGGAGCTGGCCTCCAGGCCCAAGGGGCTGGTGCTGATCACAGGGCCCACCGGCTCAGGCAAGAGCACCACCCTCGCCGCGATGATCGATTGGATCAATCGCAACCGCAGCTGCCACATCCTCACGATTGAGGACCCGGTGGAGTTCGTGCACGAGAGCCGGCAATCGCTGATCCGCCACCGGGAGGTGGGCCAGCACACCCGCCAGTTCCACAACGCCCTGCGGGCCGCCCTGCGGGAAGACCCCGACGTGATCCTGATCGGTGAGATCCGCGATGGCGAAACCCTGGCCACCGCGATTGAGGCTTCCCAGACCGGTCACCTGGTGTTCGGCACCCTGCACACCAACTCAGCGGTGAAAACCGTGGAAAGGGTGCTGGGGATGGTGCCGCCGAGCGAGCAGGAGAGCATCCGCCGGGCCGTGTCGGAGAGCCTGCTGGGGGTGATCGCCCAGGGCCTGCTGAAAACAACCGACGGCAAACGCGCCGCCTTTCACGACATCCTGATCAACACCGACGCCTGCAAGGACTACATCCAGCGCGGCGAGCTGGCGGAGATCGAGGAAATCATGGCCCGCAGCAGCTTTGACGGCATGCAAACCGCCAATCAGGCCCTGCAGACCCTGGTGGAACAAGGCCGCGTCAACGCGGACGATGCCCTGGCCCAAAGCCTGAAACCCAACGAACTGGCTCAGGCGTTGCGGGGCAAGACCTAG
- a CDS encoding high light inducible protein, which produces MATAQPAPEPSELASNVVEAAPEELNQWKRGFTPQAEIWNGRMAMLGLSVGLSVLLIARLAGKA; this is translated from the coding sequence ATGGCCACGGCTCAACCGGCACCCGAGCCCTCCGAGCTGGCTTCCAACGTGGTGGAAGCAGCTCCTGAGGAGCTCAACCAGTGGAAGCGCGGCTTCACCCCCCAGGCTGAGATCTGGAATGGCCGCATGGCCATGCTCGGTTTGTCGGTTGGTCTGAGCGTGCTGTTGATTGCTCGGCTGGCCGGCAAGGCCTAG
- the tsaD gene encoding tRNA (adenosine(37)-N6)-threonylcarbamoyltransferase complex transferase subunit TsaD, whose product MPTLLALETSCDESAAAVVRDQRVLASAVASQVEEHARWGGVVPEIASRRHVEALPALIEQVMAQSGVAFSELDAIAATAAPGLVGALLVGSLTGRSLARLHNKPFVAVHHLEGHLCSVQLGEPLPPGPYLVLLVSGGHTEMIRVDGPGRYERLARSRDDAAGEAFDKVARLLDLGYPGGPAIQAAAAEGDPRRFALPKGRVSLPGGGFHPYDFSFSGLKTAVLRLVNQLKQEEAQGGQPFPLADVAASFEQVVADVLVERTTRCARDQGLSTLVLVGGVAANRRLRQRLEQRCAELGIQWRLAPLAYCTDNAAMIAVAAEQRFQAGSQSSIELAVAPRLALEEAPVLYEPQPAF is encoded by the coding sequence ATGCCAACCCTGCTGGCCCTCGAAACAAGTTGTGACGAGTCAGCGGCGGCTGTGGTGCGTGATCAGCGTGTGCTGGCGAGCGCTGTGGCGTCGCAAGTGGAGGAGCATGCGCGCTGGGGTGGCGTGGTGCCAGAGATCGCCTCGCGACGCCATGTGGAGGCGTTGCCAGCCCTGATCGAGCAGGTGATGGCGCAGAGCGGTGTGGCCTTCAGCGAGCTGGATGCGATCGCTGCCACAGCCGCCCCTGGGCTGGTGGGTGCCCTGCTGGTGGGTTCGCTCACGGGGCGCAGCCTGGCGCGGCTGCACAACAAGCCGTTTGTGGCCGTGCATCACCTGGAGGGCCATCTCTGCTCGGTGCAGCTCGGAGAGCCGCTGCCGCCGGGCCCCTACCTGGTGCTGCTGGTGAGCGGCGGTCACACCGAAATGATCCGTGTGGATGGTCCAGGGCGGTACGAGCGCCTGGCCCGCAGCCGTGATGACGCCGCCGGCGAGGCCTTCGACAAGGTGGCCCGCCTGTTGGATCTTGGCTATCCAGGCGGCCCGGCGATCCAGGCGGCGGCGGCCGAGGGTGACCCGCGCCGCTTTGCTTTGCCCAAAGGGCGGGTGTCGCTGCCCGGTGGTGGCTTCCATCCCTACGACTTCAGCTTTAGCGGCCTGAAGACGGCTGTGCTCCGGCTGGTGAATCAGCTCAAGCAGGAGGAGGCCCAGGGCGGGCAGCCCTTCCCCCTGGCGGATGTGGCGGCCAGTTTTGAGCAGGTGGTGGCCGATGTGCTGGTGGAACGCACCACCCGCTGTGCGCGCGATCAGGGCCTCAGCACCCTGGTGCTGGTGGGTGGCGTGGCGGCCAACCGCCGGTTGCGCCAGCGCCTGGAGCAGCGCTGCGCGGAGCTGGGAATTCAATGGCGCTTGGCGCCGCTGGCCTACTGCACCGACAACGCCGCGATGATCGCGGTGGCGGCTGAGCAGCGCTTCCAGGCCGGGTCGCAAAGCTCGATCGAGCTGGCGGTGGCTCCGCGGCTGGCCCTGGAAGAGGCCCCTGTTCTCTACGAACCGCAGCCAGCCTTCTGA
- a CDS encoding photosystem I reaction center subunit III, with protein MRRLFAVLISALLIFGFAPVAKADVAGLTPCAESARFQQRAAAATTDQAKARFAMYSQASCGADGLPHLIVDGRLSHAGDFIIPGIAFLYIAGCIGWAGRNYLMAIRGDKDAAMKEIQIDLSLAFKSTLAAATWPIAAFGALTSGKLTEADDKITVSPR; from the coding sequence ATGCGCCGCCTCTTTGCTGTTCTGATTTCTGCCCTGCTGATCTTCGGCTTCGCCCCTGTGGCTAAAGCCGATGTGGCCGGGCTGACCCCCTGCGCTGAGAGCGCTCGCTTCCAGCAGCGTGCTGCTGCCGCCACCACCGACCAGGCCAAGGCTCGCTTCGCGATGTACAGCCAGGCCTCCTGCGGTGCTGATGGCCTGCCCCACCTGATCGTGGATGGCCGCCTCAGCCACGCCGGTGACTTCATCATTCCTGGCATCGCCTTCCTCTACATCGCTGGTTGCATCGGCTGGGCCGGTCGCAACTACCTGATGGCGATCCGCGGCGACAAGGATGCCGCCATGAAGGAAATCCAGATCGACCTCTCGCTGGCCTTCAAGAGCACCCTGGCTGCTGCCACCTGGCCGATCGCTGCCTTCGGCGCTCTCACCAGCGGCAAGCTCACCGAGGCCGACGACAAGATCACCGTCTCCCCTCGCTGA
- the psaJ gene encoding photosystem I reaction center subunit IX, translating into MKKFLTTAPVFAAIWFTVTAGILIEFNRFYPDLLFHPM; encoded by the coding sequence ATGAAGAAGTTCCTCACCACTGCTCCGGTGTTTGCCGCCATCTGGTTCACCGTGACCGCCGGCATCCTGATCGAGTTCAACCGTTTCTATCCCGACCTGCTCTTCCACCCGATGTGA
- the gmk gene encoding guanylate kinase, whose protein sequence is MAAEPSAAGRLFLITGPSGVGKGTLVAALLQRHPQIWLSVSATTRAPRSGEQEGQHYFFLDRPGFEAKVAQAGLLEWAEFAGNCYGTPREPVEQQLAAGRPVLLEIELEGARQVRQSFPSGFQIFIKPPSFDELERRIRGRGTDSEEAISRRLERARVELAAEAEFDAVLVNDDLDRALAELEELMGLR, encoded by the coding sequence ATGGCTGCTGAGCCCTCCGCTGCCGGCCGGCTGTTTCTGATCACCGGCCCGAGCGGGGTGGGTAAGGGCACCTTGGTGGCGGCCCTACTGCAGCGTCACCCCCAGATCTGGCTGTCGGTCTCGGCTACAACCCGTGCGCCTCGCAGCGGGGAGCAGGAGGGGCAGCACTATTTCTTCCTGGATCGCCCCGGTTTCGAGGCCAAGGTGGCCCAGGCGGGCTTGCTGGAGTGGGCCGAGTTCGCGGGCAATTGCTATGGCACCCCTCGGGAGCCGGTGGAGCAGCAATTGGCGGCCGGGCGCCCGGTGTTGCTGGAAATCGAGCTGGAGGGAGCCCGCCAGGTGCGCCAGAGCTTCCCGAGCGGCTTTCAGATCTTCATCAAGCCGCCCTCGTTTGACGAGCTGGAGCGCCGCATCCGCGGCCGCGGTACCGATAGCGAGGAAGCGATCAGCCGTCGCTTAGAGCGCGCCCGCGTGGAGCTGGCAGCCGAGGCGGAATTTGATGCAGTGCTCGTCAATGACGATCTCGATCGCGCCTTGGCTGAGCTCGAGGAGTTGATGGGACTGCGCTGA
- a CDS encoding NFACT family protein, with translation MAPAALQAMDLTSLRAVLSELQPLLVPSRFEKAQQADAQTLQLGFRTLRQRLWLELSWLAEAPRLLAIAPPPRQGDGSTLAQQLQHGLGGLALVSLEQPGWERVVELGFAARPGDSLQRWLVLELMGRHSNLFLLDEQRRVVAAARQVRQQQSRLRPIGTGDLYSPPPPLQGQPPDPNEPFERWKAQLTLLPLPLLKALQSAYQGISPALALQLAGDTPEGQAWLSQPVQSLSAQQWQALWEHWQSWLQAMEQQRFGFTPGQCCAYRCWQAPAPAGSAAPEPLAINQALASYHQQRLGSRQVQQRQHQLRQRLEQLLQRERSQMEHQQQLLDQVENSDQLQQQADALLCLPQPSRDQVAEAQKLYKRARKLRRSVAAITPRLEQHRQRIEQLETSLTFLEQGPEHSHTAALEHLHTLEEECTHLQDPGRPNRSQRRQQTSAAPNPLELTSPSGLRLQVGRNHRQNEWISLRQARRGDLWFHAQECPGSHVVLKGSEGVPGDADLQAAADLAAHFSRARGNSRVAVVLVPCDDLQRIAGAVPGTVRHRGGEVLWADPGRAAALLTAAPPSLGVEPEP, from the coding sequence ATGGCTCCTGCCGCGCTCCAGGCCATGGACCTCACCAGCCTGCGGGCGGTGCTGAGCGAACTGCAGCCCCTGCTGGTGCCGAGCCGCTTCGAGAAGGCGCAACAGGCCGATGCCCAAACCCTGCAGCTGGGATTTCGCACCCTGCGGCAGCGCCTCTGGCTGGAGTTGAGCTGGCTGGCGGAGGCACCGCGCCTGCTGGCCATTGCCCCGCCGCCGCGCCAGGGTGATGGCAGCACCCTCGCCCAGCAGCTGCAGCACGGCCTCGGGGGCTTGGCGCTGGTGAGCCTGGAGCAGCCTGGCTGGGAGCGGGTGGTGGAGCTGGGCTTTGCGGCGCGGCCCGGCGACAGCCTGCAGCGCTGGCTGGTGCTGGAGCTGATGGGCCGCCACAGCAATCTGTTTCTGCTCGACGAGCAGCGCCGCGTGGTGGCAGCCGCCCGTCAGGTGCGCCAACAGCAGTCGCGGCTGCGGCCGATCGGCACCGGCGACCTCTACAGCCCACCGCCGCCGCTGCAGGGACAGCCCCCGGATCCCAACGAACCGTTTGAACGCTGGAAGGCGCAGCTCACCCTGCTGCCGCTGCCGCTGCTGAAAGCGCTGCAGAGCGCGTATCAAGGCATCAGCCCGGCCCTGGCTCTGCAGCTGGCCGGCGATACCCCAGAGGGCCAGGCTTGGCTCAGCCAACCGGTGCAGAGCCTCAGCGCCCAGCAATGGCAGGCGCTGTGGGAGCACTGGCAAAGCTGGCTGCAGGCGATGGAGCAGCAGCGCTTTGGCTTCACCCCGGGCCAATGCTGCGCCTACCGCTGCTGGCAGGCACCAGCCCCAGCTGGCAGCGCAGCCCCTGAACCGCTGGCCATCAACCAAGCCCTGGCCAGCTATCACCAGCAGCGCCTGGGCAGCCGGCAGGTGCAGCAGCGGCAACATCAGCTGCGGCAACGGCTGGAGCAACTGCTGCAGCGCGAACGCTCCCAGATGGAGCACCAGCAGCAGCTGCTCGATCAGGTGGAGAACAGCGACCAGCTGCAACAGCAGGCCGATGCGCTGCTGTGCCTGCCCCAGCCCAGCCGTGACCAGGTGGCAGAAGCCCAGAAGCTCTACAAACGGGCACGCAAGCTGCGGCGCTCCGTGGCCGCCATCACCCCGCGGCTGGAGCAACACCGCCAGCGGATCGAACAACTCGAAACCAGCCTCACCTTCCTGGAGCAGGGGCCGGAGCACAGCCACACCGCTGCGCTGGAGCATCTGCACACCCTGGAGGAGGAATGCACCCACCTGCAGGACCCCGGGCGCCCCAACCGCAGCCAACGCCGCCAGCAGACCAGCGCTGCCCCCAACCCGCTGGAGCTCACCAGCCCCAGCGGTCTGCGTCTGCAGGTGGGCCGCAACCACCGCCAGAACGAATGGATCAGCCTGCGGCAGGCCCGCCGCGGTGATCTCTGGTTCCACGCCCAGGAGTGCCCAGGCAGCCATGTGGTGCTGAAGGGATCAGAAGGTGTGCCGGGAGACGCAGACCTCCAGGCCGCAGCCGATCTGGCCGCGCACTTCAGTCGGGCGCGCGGCAACAGCCGTGTGGCGGTGGTGCTGGTGCCCTGCGACGACCTCCAGCGCATTGCCGGCGCTGTGCCCGGCACCGTGCGCCATCGGGGCGGCGAGGTGCTGTGGGCCGATCCCGGCCGTGCGGCAGCGCTGCTCACAGCGGCGCCCCCTAGCCTCGGAGTGGAGCCAGAGCCATGA